One part of the Sporosarcina ureae genome encodes these proteins:
- a CDS encoding helix-turn-helix domain-containing protein — MNVYSLGEYIKKKREQRELTLQGLSKKIGYSGAYISMVENDKKKKPSFEFLSALAKGLDVPYKELLRLSGYFGEDKEISTDDWENLNAALTLEKDDEVSINKLNTEIALGKVFTLDPDQRLSNEDSKTVASIMTKTAFLLYHGPSHWGTEPLLNEINSLIENVNKKGD; from the coding sequence ATGAATGTATATAGTTTGGGTGAATATATAAAAAAGAAGAGAGAGCAAAGAGAATTGACTTTACAAGGATTAAGTAAAAAAATTGGCTATTCAGGTGCTTATATTTCAATGGTAGAAAACGATAAAAAGAAAAAACCGTCTTTTGAATTCTTAAGCGCATTGGCAAAAGGACTTGATGTACCTTACAAAGAGCTATTGAGGCTTTCGGGTTATTTTGGAGAAGATAAAGAAATTTCTACGGATGATTGGGAAAACCTAAATGCCGCTCTAACACTGGAAAAAGATGATGAAGTAAGTATCAATAAACTGAACACCGAAATCGCATTAGGTAAAGTATTTACATTAGATCCTGATCAAAGATTATCTAATGAAGATAGTAAAACTGTAGCCAGCATCATGACTAAAACAGCTTTTCTGCTTTATCACGGTCCTTCACACTGGGGTACCGAACCCTTATTAAATGAAATCAATTCATTAATAGAGAATGTAAACAAGAAGGGCGATTAA
- a CDS encoding helix-turn-helix domain-containing protein, protein MLDERRLMLIDELVKGERTRADIAEHIGISRQALYNWIKEPDVVAELDERLQSIKSFAEKNLQTKVDSAISNLLVLSNDNSNKRVQAQVNMYIVDRALGKPTSKIDLEAGLKQATPTTVDVLQSEFEEFDEFEK, encoded by the coding sequence ATGTTAGATGAACGAAGATTGATGTTGATTGATGAACTGGTCAAAGGAGAACGTACACGCGCTGATATAGCGGAACATATCGGGATTAGTCGGCAAGCTTTGTACAATTGGATTAAAGAGCCAGATGTTGTTGCGGAGCTTGACGAACGATTACAATCAATAAAAAGTTTTGCAGAGAAGAATCTTCAAACAAAAGTAGATTCAGCGATATCTAATCTGCTCGTATTATCCAATGATAATAGTAACAAGCGTGTGCAGGCCCAGGTGAATATGTATATCGTTGATAGAGCACTAGGCAAGCCAACATCTAAGATAGACCTGGAGGCTGGACTGAAACAAGCGACTCCAACAACTGTGGATGTGCTCCAATCTGAATTTGAAGAGTTCGATGAATTCGAGAAGTAA
- a CDS encoding glycerol-3-phosphate dehydrogenase/oxidase has product MTEHPNALLKSEVLSTVQAEEFDVLIIGGGITGAGIALDAASRGMKTVLVEMQDFAAGTSSRSTKMIHGGLRYLKNLEVKIVAETGKERAVVYENGPHVTKPEWLLLPIYKDGSMGKFTTSIGLRVYDFLAGVKKEERKSMLTRERALHAEPKLRAEGLLGAGRFVEYRSDDARLTIEVMKEAVSQGATVFNYTKVTDFIYNEGKVAGVSVVDQLSGKTSEIRAKTIVNAAGPWVDTLREKDNSLDAREIRLTKGIHLVFDQSVFPLNQIVYFDTPDGRMVLAIPRDGKTYVGTTDTDYKGDMVHPRMTVSDRDYLMDAIALIFPKLTISASDIESSWVGLRPLINEKGKGASEVSRKDEIWASASGLITIAGGKLTGYRKMAETIVDVVASKLKTDTGTIFSPSSTKNMPISGGHVGGSRNFETFMYRKIKQGVQLGLDQERAQSLVKKYGSNVDILFDLIQKNEQAAQDSGLPLYLYAQVLYSITDEFVRTPIDFFWRRTGALLFDIQWVNEWKVPVLEMMSKELGWSDEQKASFHADLGKHLHDATVPVERE; this is encoded by the coding sequence ATGACTGAACATCCTAATGCGTTACTAAAAAGTGAAGTACTTTCAACAGTACAAGCAGAAGAATTTGATGTATTAATCATCGGGGGCGGCATTACGGGGGCTGGAATTGCCTTGGATGCTGCCAGCCGTGGCATGAAAACGGTGCTTGTGGAAATGCAGGATTTTGCTGCAGGGACGTCCAGCCGTTCTACAAAAATGATTCATGGCGGCTTGCGATACCTGAAAAACCTTGAAGTGAAGATCGTTGCGGAAACAGGCAAGGAACGGGCAGTTGTCTATGAAAATGGACCCCATGTGACGAAGCCCGAGTGGCTGCTTTTGCCGATTTATAAGGACGGATCAATGGGTAAATTCACTACCTCTATCGGTTTACGCGTCTATGATTTTTTGGCGGGCGTGAAAAAAGAAGAACGAAAAAGCATGTTGACCAGAGAAAGAGCGTTGCATGCGGAGCCTAAACTCAGGGCTGAAGGGTTACTTGGGGCTGGCCGTTTCGTTGAATACCGATCGGATGATGCCCGACTGACGATTGAAGTGATGAAAGAAGCTGTCAGTCAAGGCGCGACTGTATTCAATTATACAAAAGTGACCGATTTTATTTACAATGAAGGAAAAGTTGCAGGCGTAAGCGTAGTTGACCAATTGAGCGGCAAAACTAGTGAAATACGCGCAAAAACAATAGTGAACGCCGCCGGTCCATGGGTGGATACATTGAGGGAGAAAGACAACTCCTTGGATGCACGGGAAATTCGTTTGACGAAGGGCATTCATCTCGTTTTCGACCAAAGTGTATTCCCTTTGAATCAGATTGTTTACTTTGACACGCCAGATGGCCGGATGGTGTTGGCAATCCCACGGGACGGGAAAACGTACGTCGGGACGACAGACACTGACTACAAAGGGGATATGGTTCATCCCCGAATGACCGTAAGCGACCGCGATTATTTGATGGACGCAATCGCACTCATTTTTCCGAAGTTGACCATTTCAGCAAGTGATATTGAATCCAGCTGGGTTGGGTTACGGCCTTTGATCAATGAAAAAGGCAAAGGCGCATCCGAAGTTTCAAGGAAAGATGAGATTTGGGCGTCCGCTTCAGGCTTAATCACAATTGCTGGTGGCAAATTGACGGGCTATCGAAAAATGGCGGAAACGATTGTAGATGTCGTCGCATCAAAACTCAAAACAGATACAGGAACAATATTTTCTCCGTCCAGCACGAAGAATATGCCCATTTCGGGCGGACACGTCGGAGGTTCCCGAAACTTTGAAACGTTCATGTACCGGAAGATCAAACAAGGCGTACAGCTCGGATTGGACCAAGAAAGAGCGCAGTCCCTCGTGAAAAAGTATGGCTCAAATGTAGATATCCTTTTTGATTTAATACAGAAAAATGAGCAGGCGGCGCAAGATTCTGGACTGCCCCTCTACCTATATGCGCAAGTTCTTTACTCAATCACAGATGAATTCGTCCGTACACCCATCGACTTTTTTTGGCGACGTACGGGAGCATTACTGTTCGATATCCAATGGGTGAACGAGTGGAAAGTGCCCGTCCTTGAAATGATGAGTAAAGAGCTGGGTTGGAGTGACGAGCAGAAAGCAAGTTTCCACGCCGACCTTGGAAAACATTTGCATGATGCGACTGTTCCGGTTGAGAGGGAATAG
- a CDS encoding recombinase family protein translates to MLVGYARVSTTGQSYETQKELLEAEGCTKIFVEKVTGTSTAQRKELKAMIQHVREGDTVIVTKIDRLARSILDLNKIVTELIENGVNVRFISESIEFKADGNANSLQTLLFNMLGSFAQFERDMIVERTTEGRERAKRQGKHLGRPSQPKSNVTHALELYDQRETNGLSVSDIVKTTGVPRSTIYNEIKKRS, encoded by the coding sequence ATGTTGGTAGGATATGCACGAGTATCAACGACAGGGCAAAGCTATGAAACGCAAAAAGAATTATTGGAAGCAGAAGGCTGCACAAAGATATTTGTTGAGAAGGTCACGGGAACGAGTACCGCACAAAGGAAAGAATTGAAGGCGATGATCCAGCACGTACGAGAAGGTGATACTGTCATCGTAACAAAGATTGACCGCCTGGCGCGCTCCATACTGGACTTGAATAAAATCGTTACAGAACTGATTGAGAATGGTGTGAACGTGCGTTTCATAAGCGAGAGCATAGAGTTTAAAGCAGATGGTAATGCCAACAGTCTTCAGACATTGCTATTCAACATGCTGGGAAGTTTTGCGCAGTTTGAGAGGGATATGATTGTAGAACGCACCACAGAGGGCAGAGAGAGAGCTAAGCGCCAAGGTAAGCATTTAGGTAGACCATCACAACCAAAGAGCAATGTGACGCATGCACTGGAGCTGTACGATCAGCGCGAGACAAATGGGTTGAGTGTATCGGATATAGTGAAGACTACTGGTGTCCCCAGATCCACTATCTATAATGAGATCAAGAAGAGATCATAG
- a CDS encoding helix-turn-helix transcriptional regulator: protein MDRMKEIRVRKGMKQKDIALEAGLSKASISLYENSKGNPSMNSAFKVARALGVTVDDLFSGGGEDNC, encoded by the coding sequence ATGGATCGTATGAAAGAAATTCGAGTTCGCAAAGGGATGAAACAGAAAGACATTGCTCTAGAAGCGGGATTAAGTAAAGCTTCTATATCTCTTTATGAGAACTCTAAAGGTAATCCCTCCATGAACAGTGCGTTTAAGGTTGCAAGGGCGTTAGGTGTCACTGTTGACGATCTATTCAGTGGGGGAGGTGAAGATAATTGCTAA
- a CDS encoding GGDEF domain-containing protein has protein sequence MDYLTVLYNRCYLESTKNEWLKKASWNNESIICIACDIDNFKQINDEYGHLVGDAVMKQISQYCSTIFRESDLMGRFSGDKFVVIPKGISLEGGKKKAEQLSETIKSIEVEYEGKFVSITASVGLVDNAKGKVSDLKELFNSADIVLC, from the coding sequence ATGGACTATTTAACAGTATTATACAATCGCTGCTATCTGGAAAGTACCAAAAATGAGTGGCTTAAAAAAGCATCCTGGAACAATGAAAGCATCATATGCATCGCATGTGATATCGATAACTTTAAGCAAATTAATGATGAATACGGACATCTAGTGGGTGACGCTGTTATGAAGCAGATTAGTCAATACTGCTCAACGATTTTTAGAGAATCGGACTTAATGGGTCGATTTAGTGGAGACAAATTCGTCGTTATCCCGAAAGGCATTTCACTTGAGGGTGGGAAAAAGAAAGCCGAGCAGCTATCGGAAACGATTAAAAGTATAGAAGTGGAATACGAAGGAAAGTTCGTTTCAATCACCGCAAGTGTTGGGTTGGTCGATAACGCAAAAGGGAAAGTGTCGGATCTTAAGGAATTATTCAATTCCGCAGATATCGTACTCTGTTAG
- a CDS encoding 2,3-diketo-5-methylthiopentyl-1-phosphate enolase has protein sequence MGVTATYLFPTHLEQEKIAEQHALGLTIGSWTDIPHLEQQQLKHHKGEVVSVEKGEVKDMVKIFYPSANYSADLPAIFTTVYGKLSFFEGYELIDLDFGKQLLAQFPGPRFGTKGIREQLNVMDRPLLKAIFKGVMGRDLSFFSGQLEELLAGGVDLIKDDEILFENELTPFYKRITTAKDIIDRHYEQTGNRALYAVNLSGRTNELHDKAEQAAALGANALLFNVHAYGLDALQTLRENNNIALPIVAHSALSGVLAGQAGGGFSYSLLVGKLTRLIGGDLSLFPSSYGNVAISRFDALAINEALIEDNGFEKTFAVPSAGIHPGMVPQLLKDFGDNLVVNAGGGIFGHPDGPTQGAKAFRAAIDASVKQISLEEAAKTSEPLKRAIDQWGVVESV, from the coding sequence ATGGGAGTTACAGCCACTTATCTATTTCCGACACATCTAGAGCAAGAAAAAATAGCGGAGCAACATGCACTCGGGCTCACAATCGGGTCTTGGACAGACATTCCGCATCTTGAACAGCAGCAACTGAAGCACCATAAAGGTGAAGTCGTTTCTGTGGAAAAAGGGGAAGTGAAGGATATGGTAAAAATCTTTTATCCGTCCGCTAACTATTCGGCAGATCTTCCCGCGATTTTCACGACAGTCTATGGCAAGCTATCCTTTTTTGAAGGCTATGAATTAATCGATTTGGATTTTGGCAAACAATTGCTTGCACAATTTCCAGGTCCGCGCTTCGGTACAAAAGGAATTCGTGAACAGTTGAATGTCATGGATCGCCCATTGCTGAAAGCCATCTTCAAGGGAGTCATGGGAAGGGATCTGTCCTTTTTCTCCGGCCAACTGGAAGAATTGCTAGCTGGCGGTGTCGATCTTATCAAAGACGATGAAATTCTTTTTGAGAATGAATTAACACCGTTTTACAAGCGAATTACAACAGCAAAAGACATTATCGATCGGCATTATGAACAGACCGGAAATCGGGCATTGTATGCAGTGAACTTGTCGGGGCGGACGAATGAGCTTCACGACAAAGCGGAACAGGCGGCAGCGCTCGGCGCGAATGCGTTATTATTCAACGTCCATGCGTATGGACTAGATGCACTTCAAACGTTGCGTGAAAATAACAATATCGCTTTGCCGATTGTGGCGCATTCCGCATTATCGGGCGTTCTAGCAGGACAAGCGGGTGGCGGATTCTCTTACTCGTTATTGGTAGGGAAATTAACGCGGCTAATCGGTGGAGATCTATCCTTGTTCCCAAGCTCATATGGCAATGTCGCCATTTCGCGGTTCGATGCGTTGGCAATTAATGAAGCGTTGATTGAAGACAATGGCTTCGAAAAAACATTTGCCGTTCCTTCCGCTGGAATTCATCCAGGCATGGTGCCACAATTACTGAAAGATTTTGGAGATAATCTTGTCGTCAATGCTGGTGGCGGAATATTCGGCCATCCCGACGGACCGACGCAAGGTGCCAAAGCATTCCGGGCGGCGATTGACGCAAGTGTCAAACAAATTTCTCTCGAAGAAGCGGCAAAAACATCAGAACCTCTGAAACGCGCCATTGACCAATGGGGCGTTGTCGAGTCAGTATAA
- a CDS encoding helix-turn-helix domain-containing protein — MLNIEVNEETVKAMLEQAIQERVEELAKQRYFMTYAELAEYLNISKPVIEDRLIKNGLKFYKVGTKYLFKQNEVDEFLDDMTASMTATNNDIKFFNRLNAERGDPQ, encoded by the coding sequence TTGCTAAACATCGAAGTCAATGAAGAAACGGTAAAAGCTATGTTGGAACAGGCTATTCAAGAACGTGTGGAAGAGTTGGCCAAGCAACGCTATTTCATGACATATGCCGAACTGGCCGAATACCTGAATATTAGCAAGCCGGTTATTGAAGATCGTTTAATAAAAAATGGCTTGAAATTTTACAAGGTAGGTACTAAATACCTTTTCAAACAAAATGAGGTTGATGAGTTTTTGGACGATATGACAGCCAGCATGACAGCCACAAACAATGACATTAAGTTTTTCAACCGTCTTAATGCTGAAAGGGGTGATCCACAGTGA
- a CDS encoding phage/plasmid primase, P4 family, producing the protein MQEISEIQKQAFPIELLERNQWVLWKLQPVIDEKTGQKKLDKHSGEPQFTKVPYQTDGQKAASTNPQTWTGYDNAIQHSQDYNGVGFVLTDADPYSVIDLDDCIINGKLKPEAKTLVDTLDSYTEYSQSGNGLHIFLKGKKPGKRSKNTEKGFELYDSERFLVMTGNRLEGTPAEIHERQDMLNYIYDMYFSQPEKEQQAIRQTNLEPSPALSDEEVIKLASRAKNGENFKALLKGDGSGYGSESEADLALCNHIAFYTQDAEQIDRIFTSSGSYREKWDRADYKAWTIQKAIDGLNATFQKKNFRLVVEDNKKDSAHNNLQRILQERRFEEIAKMQEEWELNGKQGRKPSILSPVRCAVILPEYISFVLFDFEENTRLAMYQADEGIYTRNVSLIKRVISWLEPQLNSSKAEDVIYHLTNKADIKEKTESRYLIPVQNGVFNLKTKQLEPFTPDYVFTTKISTMYTENPSLPVIDGWNVEAWLRSIACGDDQITHLLWQVMNDSLNGNYTRKKAIFLVGDGNNGKGTFQELIINLIGVQNIASLKVNEFDERFKLSSLEGKTAVIGDDVPVNVYIDDSSNFNSVVTGDRVQVEFKNKPLYSTAFRCSVIQSTNGMPKFRNKTNGTIRRIIIVPFNANFNGSVENFKIKDEYIRDERVLQYVLHKAIHMDFERFDVPAASERELEVFKQDNDPVLDFKLSVFDEWNMDEVPKYMVYEFYKKFCERNGYKASSDRQFHKQFKVHLGKSWVDSSSRFDLEYLQIGLGDLEKMGIFVRDSRTPDSSYKKLDEV; encoded by the coding sequence TTGCAAGAAATTTCAGAAATACAAAAACAAGCATTTCCAATAGAACTTTTAGAACGTAATCAATGGGTGTTGTGGAAGCTGCAACCGGTAATTGACGAAAAGACAGGGCAAAAAAAGCTTGATAAACATAGTGGAGAACCACAATTTACGAAAGTTCCATATCAAACGGATGGACAGAAAGCTGCTTCTACTAATCCGCAGACATGGACGGGTTATGACAACGCAATACAGCACTCGCAGGATTATAACGGCGTAGGTTTTGTTTTAACAGATGCAGACCCCTATTCAGTTATCGACCTTGACGATTGCATTATAAATGGCAAATTGAAGCCGGAAGCTAAAACGTTAGTTGATACGCTCGATTCTTACACGGAATACAGCCAAAGCGGTAACGGCCTTCACATATTCTTAAAAGGGAAGAAGCCTGGTAAGCGTTCGAAAAACACGGAAAAAGGCTTTGAATTATATGATAGCGAACGTTTCTTAGTAATGACTGGAAACCGACTGGAAGGCACGCCAGCCGAGATACACGAGCGTCAGGACATGCTGAACTATATCTATGATATGTACTTTTCACAGCCGGAAAAAGAACAGCAGGCGATCAGGCAAACGAATTTAGAGCCTTCTCCTGCATTATCGGATGAAGAAGTAATAAAACTTGCGTCCAGGGCGAAAAATGGCGAAAACTTCAAAGCTTTATTGAAGGGTGACGGTTCAGGATATGGCAGTGAAAGCGAAGCGGATCTTGCTCTTTGCAACCACATTGCTTTCTATACACAAGATGCTGAACAAATTGACCGTATCTTCACCAGTAGTGGCTCGTACCGTGAGAAGTGGGATCGTGCCGATTATAAAGCGTGGACAATTCAGAAGGCGATTGACGGGTTAAATGCAACCTTTCAGAAGAAGAACTTCCGATTAGTTGTAGAAGATAATAAAAAAGATTCGGCTCACAATAACCTTCAAAGAATCTTGCAAGAAAGACGTTTTGAAGAAATAGCGAAAATGCAAGAGGAATGGGAGTTAAACGGTAAGCAAGGTAGGAAACCTTCTATATTAAGCCCGGTACGATGTGCCGTAATCTTGCCCGAATATATCAGTTTTGTTCTATTCGACTTTGAAGAGAATACGAGGCTGGCCATGTACCAGGCAGACGAAGGGATCTATACCCGAAACGTATCACTCATTAAACGAGTCATTTCATGGCTGGAGCCGCAGCTGAACAGCTCGAAAGCGGAAGATGTCATTTATCACTTGACCAATAAAGCGGATATAAAGGAGAAAACAGAATCCAGATACTTAATTCCTGTGCAGAACGGCGTGTTCAACTTGAAAACTAAGCAGCTCGAACCGTTCACCCCGGATTACGTTTTCACCACCAAAATATCCACAATGTATACAGAGAATCCTTCTCTTCCAGTCATTGACGGGTGGAATGTGGAAGCGTGGCTACGATCCATAGCGTGCGGAGATGATCAAATCACCCACTTATTATGGCAAGTAATGAACGATTCATTGAATGGGAACTACACCCGGAAGAAAGCCATCTTCCTAGTAGGCGATGGGAACAATGGTAAAGGGACGTTCCAGGAACTCATTATCAACTTAATCGGCGTTCAGAATATCGCCAGTTTGAAAGTGAATGAATTCGATGAACGTTTTAAATTGAGTTCGCTTGAAGGAAAGACCGCAGTTATCGGTGATGATGTACCGGTAAACGTCTATATAGATGATAGTTCAAACTTTAACAGTGTAGTTACTGGGGATCGTGTGCAAGTCGAATTTAAAAACAAGCCGCTATATAGCACAGCTTTTCGATGCAGTGTGATCCAGTCGACGAATGGTATGCCCAAGTTCCGTAACAAAACGAATGGAACAATTAGACGAATTATCATTGTTCCATTCAATGCAAATTTTAACGGCAGCGTGGAGAACTTCAAAATCAAGGATGAATATATCCGTGATGAAAGAGTGCTGCAATACGTATTGCATAAAGCGATCCACATGGACTTTGAGAGGTTCGATGTACCAGCTGCTTCTGAACGTGAACTAGAAGTGTTCAAGCAGGACAATGACCCGGTATTAGATTTCAAGCTATCGGTATTTGATGAGTGGAATATGGATGAAGTTCCGAAATACATGGTCTACGAGTTTTATAAAAAGTTCTGTGAAAGAAACGGATATAAAGCTTCTTCAGATAGACAATTTCACAAGCAATTTAAAGTCCATTTAGGAAAATCATGGGTAGATTCTTCAAGTAGATTTGATTTGGAATATCTGCAGATTGGATTGGGAGACTTGGAGAAGATGGGAATATTTGTGCGAGACTCGAGAACGCCGGATAGTTCTTATAAGAAATTGGATGAAGTGTAA
- the mtnK gene encoding S-methyl-5-thioribose kinase gives MNISSSHQELATYAFLEFDEIVKYVKKRGFFSEQEQVVVTEVSDGKINHVYRLTGEQKSLILKQAVPYARIVGESMPIPIDRVVLEAKVLQEYDNIIPGSVPKVLHLDEIMAIVVMEDMHPMEMGRTALNNGTESAIFARDIGVFSAKTSFYTSDFYLDPKLKKELNASFANPAMREMTEELSFDCPYNMHDSNFFEEGLKNDVLFLSQDHRLQLEVAKLKRKFMTKADALIHSDLHSGAIFMGQDKTVVFDTEFACFGPFGFDMGHFIASLLLNGIGHPEFQTKRYEQARETWYAYTDTFAQLWREESNEPYTQLEGFLTHVMDGKFADMLGYAGCELVRRSIGIAQIDDLNYEEDEQKRMTRRKKVLELGKYLILNRNTIRSLEELESWFIDSSHKEEF, from the coding sequence ATGAATATATCAAGTAGTCATCAGGAACTGGCAACCTATGCATTCTTAGAATTCGATGAAATTGTGAAGTATGTTAAAAAGCGTGGCTTCTTTAGTGAACAAGAACAAGTTGTTGTGACGGAAGTAAGTGATGGGAAGATCAATCATGTTTATCGATTAACGGGAGAACAGAAGAGCTTGATACTCAAGCAGGCTGTACCTTACGCGAGGATTGTAGGAGAGTCAATGCCTATCCCGATCGACCGGGTCGTTCTCGAAGCAAAAGTATTACAGGAATACGATAACATCATTCCCGGTTCTGTTCCGAAAGTGCTCCATCTGGATGAAATCATGGCGATTGTTGTGATGGAAGACATGCATCCGATGGAAATGGGGCGCACAGCTTTGAATAATGGGACGGAATCTGCCATATTTGCTAGAGACATAGGTGTATTCAGTGCGAAAACGAGCTTTTATACGTCCGATTTCTACCTAGATCCAAAACTAAAGAAAGAGTTGAATGCCTCTTTTGCAAATCCGGCCATGCGAGAAATGACGGAAGAACTCTCTTTCGATTGTCCCTACAATATGCATGACAGCAATTTCTTTGAAGAAGGCTTGAAAAATGATGTGTTATTTCTGAGTCAAGACCACCGTTTACAGCTGGAAGTGGCGAAGTTGAAACGTAAATTCATGACAAAAGCAGATGCGCTCATTCATAGCGACTTACATAGTGGTGCCATATTTATGGGACAAGACAAAACAGTTGTTTTCGATACCGAGTTTGCTTGTTTTGGGCCGTTCGGGTTTGACATGGGGCATTTCATCGCAAGCTTGTTGTTAAATGGAATCGGTCATCCTGAATTTCAAACGAAGCGCTATGAACAAGCGCGGGAAACATGGTATGCGTACACCGATACATTCGCCCAATTATGGAGAGAAGAATCCAATGAGCCTTATACACAACTCGAGGGTTTTCTGACGCATGTAATGGACGGAAAATTTGCCGATATGCTGGGGTATGCAGGGTGCGAATTGGTCCGCCGCTCCATAGGTATTGCACAAATTGACGATTTGAATTATGAAGAAGATGAACAAAAAAGAATGACCAGAAGGAAAAAAGTGTTGGAGCTCGGGAAGTATTTGATACTTAACCGTAATACAATACGCTCTCTCGAAGAATTGGAGAGCTGGTTCATCGACAGTAGTCACAAGGAGGAATTTTAA
- a CDS encoding ParM/StbA family protein, which translates to MSKLILGIDAGNHKAKVAGPYGTDSYRTAICDWFERNIVESHGDDDMEFDINGRKGFAGSIAVYEDEFGGGSMFGDTKAHEDTKIRVLLAIYRYGKKYGIDITDVSLVTGQPIVSHKSADKQRIQDMLTGQHSFTVNGDNVTFNIVEVAVGAEGSGAFWCVPEGGLKRIIDIGSGTVNAATINNKKYINNASDTFNFGMETVNNKEDLASVARGVIRSTTKLKWDRVDSVLVCGGIAKDMLPYVQQHYSNAELLQPTLQEGNHVTISSPVFANAIGFYKLAKGAFG; encoded by the coding sequence TTGAGTAAACTAATATTGGGTATCGATGCAGGTAATCACAAAGCTAAGGTTGCGGGTCCATATGGTACAGATTCTTACCGCACTGCAATATGCGATTGGTTTGAAAGAAACATTGTGGAGAGCCACGGTGACGATGATATGGAGTTCGATATTAATGGAAGGAAAGGTTTTGCCGGATCGATTGCCGTCTATGAAGATGAGTTTGGGGGCGGCTCCATGTTTGGAGATACTAAGGCGCATGAAGATACGAAGATCCGCGTACTGCTCGCCATCTACCGATACGGTAAAAAGTACGGCATTGATATAACGGATGTTAGTCTGGTCACTGGACAGCCGATTGTCTCCCACAAGAGTGCAGACAAACAACGTATACAAGATATGCTCACAGGACAACACAGCTTTACCGTCAATGGCGATAACGTAACTTTTAATATAGTTGAAGTTGCTGTAGGTGCAGAAGGTTCAGGTGCGTTTTGGTGTGTGCCAGAAGGTGGACTAAAACGAATCATTGATATAGGAAGTGGAACGGTTAATGCAGCGACGATCAACAATAAAAAGTATATAAATAACGCCAGCGATACATTTAATTTCGGAATGGAAACGGTCAACAATAAAGAAGACCTGGCATCAGTAGCGCGAGGTGTAATCCGAAGTACAACTAAATTAAAGTGGGATCGTGTGGATAGCGTGTTGGTATGTGGAGGGATCGCGAAGGATATGCTGCCTTATGTCCAACAACATTATAGTAACGCGGAGCTGTTGCAACCTACACTGCAGGAGGGCAATCATGTGACTATATCCAGTCCAGTGTTTGCCAATGCCATTGGATTTTATAAATTAGCAAAGGGTGCGTTTGGATGA